In Pelagibius sp. CAU 1746, the following proteins share a genomic window:
- a CDS encoding AAA family ATPase gives MPSKAAPKTATHVTGDQSAVLRLLADPATYGPEVKSVERIDTHGAVVFLAGPRAYKIKRAVAYPYMDFSTLERRHRFCLQERTTNTRSAPGLYLDVVPVTETDGRLCLDGDGEPVEWVLVMRRFEQDCLLSSLARAGELTPEIMTALADAIAAFHEKAEVRRGRAAGAGAMTWVVRENGEEFLERQDIFNRGDAERLTRAALSEIDRLAALLDARAEVGRVRLCHGDLHLRNVVLLDGRPALFDAIEFNDAIACIDVLYDLAFLLMDLDHRGLRPFANLVLNRYLEQTEEAGALALLPLFLATRAAVRAKVAASLEAVGETEPAKLQHRAEAAAYFQRAASYLTPEKARLVAVGGLSGSGKTTLARALAPALGRAPGALHLRSDVLRKRLAGAAELERLPPAAYTQEASDRVYAELHERAAAALRSGQSVIVDAVFAKPAERDAVARTAAQAGAEFTGLWLDAAPETLTARVTQRRGDASDADAAVVERQLAYDLGRIDWPRLEAGRPLRELQRAATRILTAVP, from the coding sequence TTGCCGAGCAAAGCGGCGCCGAAGACGGCAACCCATGTGACCGGCGACCAGAGCGCCGTCCTGCGTCTGCTTGCCGATCCGGCAACCTATGGCCCGGAGGTGAAATCGGTCGAACGCATCGACACCCACGGCGCCGTAGTCTTCCTGGCGGGACCACGCGCCTACAAGATCAAACGCGCCGTCGCCTATCCCTATATGGACTTCTCGACCCTGGAGAGGCGGCACCGCTTCTGCCTGCAAGAGCGCACAACAAACACGCGCAGCGCGCCGGGACTCTATCTCGATGTGGTTCCGGTCACCGAAACCGACGGCCGTCTGTGCCTGGACGGGGATGGAGAACCCGTCGAGTGGGTGCTGGTCATGCGCCGCTTCGAGCAGGACTGCCTGCTGAGCTCCCTGGCGCGGGCCGGCGAGTTGACGCCGGAGATCATGACCGCCCTGGCCGACGCCATCGCCGCTTTCCACGAAAAAGCGGAGGTCCGCCGCGGCCGCGCCGCCGGCGCCGGGGCCATGACCTGGGTGGTGCGCGAAAACGGCGAGGAATTCCTGGAACGCCAAGACATCTTCAATCGCGGCGATGCGGAAAGACTGACCCGGGCGGCCCTGTCGGAGATCGACCGCCTGGCGGCGCTCCTCGATGCCCGCGCGGAGGTCGGGCGGGTGCGGCTCTGCCACGGCGACCTGCACCTGCGCAACGTGGTGCTGCTGGACGGTAGGCCGGCCCTCTTCGACGCCATCGAGTTCAACGACGCCATCGCCTGCATCGACGTCCTCTACGACCTCGCCTTCCTGCTGATGGACCTGGACCACCGCGGCTTGAGGCCCTTCGCCAACCTGGTGCTGAACCGCTACCTGGAGCAGACGGAGGAGGCCGGGGCCCTGGCTTTGCTGCCGCTCTTCCTCGCCACCCGCGCGGCGGTAAGGGCCAAGGTGGCGGCCAGCCTGGAAGCGGTCGGCGAAACCGAGCCCGCGAAGCTGCAACACCGCGCCGAGGCCGCGGCCTACTTCCAGCGCGCCGCCAGCTACCTGACGCCAGAGAAGGCCCGCCTGGTCGCCGTCGGCGGCCTTTCGGGCAGCGGCAAGACCACCCTCGCCCGTGCCCTGGCGCCGGCGCTGGGCCGCGCGCCCGGCGCCCTGCACCTACGCAGCGACGTGCTGCGCAAGCGCCTGGCCGGGGCGGCGGAGCTGGAGCGGCTGCCCCCCGCGGCTTACACCCAAGAGGCCAGCGACCGCGTCTATGCCGAACTGCACGAACGCGCCGCCGCCGCCCTGCGGAGCGGCCAGTCGGTCATCGTCGACGCGGTCTTCGCCAAGCCCGCGGAGCGGGATGCAGTGGCGCGAACCGCGGCCCAGGCCGGGGCCGAATTTACCGGGCTGTGGCTGGACGCCGCGCCGGAGACCCTCACCGCCCGAGTGACACAACGCCGGGGCGATGCTTCCGACGCCGATGCCGCGGTGGTCGAGCGGCAACTCGCCTACGACCTGGGACGCATCGACTGGCCCCGCCTGGAGGCCGGCCGTCCGCTTCGCGAATTGCAGCGCGCGGCCACACGGATCCTGACCGCCGTTCCCTGA
- a CDS encoding dodecin yields MSDHVYSVTEVYGSSTDSLDAAIRNAIRTASKSLRNLEWFEVSEIRGHIVEGDVGHYQVGVKLGFRYEN; encoded by the coding sequence ATGTCCGATCACGTCTATTCCGTTACCGAGGTCTACGGGTCTTCGACCGACTCCCTCGACGCCGCCATCCGCAACGCCATCAGGACCGCGTCCAAGAGCCTTCGGAACCTGGAGTGGTTCGAGGTTTCGGAGATCCGGGGCCACATCGTCGAGGGTGACGTCGGCCACTACCAGGTCGGCGTGAAGCTCGGCTTCCGCTACGAGAACTGA
- a CDS encoding S41 family peptidase, with translation MVVLRTLALLTAMAFLGGCVAPFPPELQAENAGRVEEVLADAYEEVGEAYNGEVAVSEMALAGLANLATVDPSLALEQSGGTVTMSLGTEPIYRFDKPAGESADEWAEAVSAALIAVHGRSGRLQRIEPRRLYDSYMNGLASALGGNSRYFPSEEFYAYLYAAIDGLVDLTYVPVAEGLRLVSLDRRGHLDAAGLKTNDVITHIDSKATAGRSRFEVYSLLRGPVDTKIVFNVLRDGEALPSPIVGQRWLVEPRSFTFRRTGGVAVYDLPVLNELAAGALAKSLAVETKRTDVGNQPPKGILLDLRGEPPVPSNVVRSPSVALGPKRRDWSSLGSYIDAGFMAGPGGSPEAARALVTAFMSDGVVVRQRSRQRGADTVIEAGGIDPSDQLPLVVVVDSFTVGGAEIAAAALQDSGRALVIGAGTAGSGTIRRNVSLHNLGIVNLPWAFAHAPSGYGIEGRGVTPRICTSLPGGSLQGLLSTLRRGEGLIPDAQLARAMEPDDTVAIAEQRALCPPDPDSDDLAVALGMALLNEPELYARLMKQGRSS, from the coding sequence ATGGTTGTGCTGCGCACATTGGCGTTGTTGACTGCTATGGCATTCCTAGGGGGATGTGTCGCGCCATTTCCGCCTGAGTTGCAGGCAGAAAACGCCGGTCGAGTCGAAGAGGTGCTCGCCGACGCATATGAGGAGGTCGGTGAAGCCTACAATGGGGAAGTGGCGGTCTCTGAAATGGCGTTGGCCGGTCTCGCCAATCTTGCGACTGTCGACCCCAGTCTCGCTCTCGAGCAATCCGGCGGCACCGTTACAATGTCTCTCGGCACAGAACCGATTTATCGGTTCGACAAGCCCGCTGGTGAAAGCGCTGATGAATGGGCCGAAGCCGTCAGCGCGGCGCTGATTGCCGTACATGGACGCTCTGGGCGGCTCCAGCGGATCGAACCCCGGCGGCTCTACGACAGCTACATGAACGGCCTGGCGAGCGCCCTGGGCGGCAATTCCCGGTACTTCCCCTCAGAGGAGTTCTACGCTTATCTCTATGCTGCCATAGACGGGCTCGTCGACCTGACCTATGTGCCGGTCGCCGAGGGACTGCGGTTGGTGTCGCTGGACCGTCGCGGCCATCTGGATGCAGCGGGCTTGAAGACCAACGATGTCATCACCCATATCGACAGCAAGGCAACAGCAGGCCGTTCGCGTTTCGAGGTATACTCGCTTCTACGTGGCCCGGTGGACACGAAGATTGTCTTCAATGTTCTGCGCGATGGCGAGGCGCTACCTTCCCCGATCGTGGGCCAGCGGTGGTTGGTCGAGCCACGCAGCTTCACCTTCAGGCGGACGGGCGGCGTTGCGGTCTACGACCTGCCGGTTCTTAACGAGCTTGCTGCCGGTGCACTTGCGAAGAGCTTGGCAGTAGAAACCAAAAGGACAGATGTCGGGAACCAGCCGCCAAAGGGCATTTTGCTTGATTTGCGCGGTGAGCCACCGGTGCCATCGAACGTGGTGCGCAGTCCTTCGGTCGCTCTCGGGCCGAAGCGGCGCGACTGGTCCAGTCTTGGTAGCTACATCGATGCCGGTTTCATGGCAGGGCCGGGAGGGTCGCCGGAGGCCGCCCGCGCCCTTGTTACTGCGTTCATGAGCGATGGGGTTGTGGTCCGGCAGCGCAGCAGACAGAGGGGAGCCGATACTGTTATCGAAGCCGGTGGGATCGATCCGTCGGATCAATTGCCCCTGGTCGTGGTTGTTGACTCTTTCACTGTTGGCGGTGCAGAGATTGCTGCCGCTGCGCTTCAGGATTCCGGGCGAGCGCTTGTCATTGGCGCCGGCACCGCAGGTTCCGGCACCATTCGGCGGAATGTCTCGCTTCACAATCTGGGCATTGTCAATCTTCCTTGGGCTTTCGCTCACGCGCCTTCGGGCTATGGGATCGAGGGCCGCGGCGTGACACCTCGGATCTGCACGTCTTTGCCAGGGGGATCGCTGCAAGGATTGCTGAGTACTCTGCGCCGGGGAGAGGGATTGATTCCGGATGCCCAGCTTGCACGTGCCATGGAGCCCGACGATACAGTCGCAATCGCCGAGCAGCGCGCGCTCTGTCCGCCCGACCCGGACTCCGATGACTTGGCTGTTGCGCTGGGCATGGCCCTTCTGAACGAACCGGAACTTTACGCAAGACTAATGAAACAGGGCCGCAGCTCCTGA
- a CDS encoding redoxin family protein produces MREAGERLPQVTFKLRQDGAWSEKTSDSLFRGRRVVLFALPAAFSTTCSARHLAGYVALARNIRAMSIDEIFCLAVNDAFVMNAWARDQGLAGEVTLLPDGSGAFTREMGMLTDRSAEGYGQRSRRYSLLADDGTIERIFVESREGGMNALDVSDAITMLDHLDDRRLAARQRVAAE; encoded by the coding sequence ATGCGCGAGGCCGGCGAGCGCCTGCCCCAGGTCACCTTCAAACTGCGCCAAGACGGTGCCTGGTCGGAGAAGACCAGCGACAGTCTCTTCCGCGGCCGCCGCGTGGTGCTCTTCGCCCTGCCCGCGGCTTTTTCCACCACCTGTAGCGCACGACACCTGGCTGGCTACGTCGCCCTGGCGCGCAACATTCGCGCCATGAGCATCGACGAAATCTTCTGCCTTGCCGTCAACGACGCCTTTGTCATGAATGCCTGGGCGCGCGACCAGGGCCTCGCCGGCGAAGTCACCCTGCTGCCCGACGGCAGCGGCGCCTTCACGCGCGAGATGGGCATGCTGACCGACAGGTCGGCAGAGGGCTATGGCCAACGATCCCGACGCTACTCCCTGTTGGCCGACGACGGCACCATCGAGCGGATCTTCGTGGAAAGCCGGGAGGGCGGCATGAATGCGCTGGACGTCAGCGACGCCATCACCATGCTCGACCATCTGGATGACCGGCGGCTGGCCGCCCGCCAGCGCGTCGCTGCCGAATAG
- a CDS encoding branched-chain amino acid ABC transporter permease codes for MDAILLQILNGLDKGGAYALIALGLTLIFGTLGVVNFAHGALFMLGAFCAVSLQQLLTLSKRIKDESVTFFDAYKEVPYLEIWLGDSGKAIIDYSVPLAILLAIPAMLLIGLAMERGLIRFFYKRSHAEQILVTFGLAIVLQEIIKTVFGANPIPQPAPDVVSGSADIGLLFGLGQGVVYPWWRLVYLAFSLAIIGLVFAFLQFTTFGMVVRAGMQDRETVGLLGINIERRFTIVFGIAAVVAGLAGVMYTPILPPDYHMGMDFLVLSFVVVVVGGMGSLPGAVAAGFLLGILQSFASMTEIKSIFPGIDQIIIYLVAVVILLVRPRGLMGRKGVMES; via the coding sequence ATGGACGCAATCCTTCTGCAAATCCTGAACGGTCTCGACAAGGGCGGGGCCTACGCCCTCATCGCGCTGGGCCTGACGCTGATTTTCGGCACCCTGGGCGTGGTCAACTTCGCCCACGGCGCGCTGTTCATGCTGGGCGCCTTCTGCGCGGTCAGCCTGCAGCAGCTCCTGACGCTGTCCAAGCGGATCAAGGACGAAAGCGTCACCTTCTTCGACGCTTACAAGGAAGTGCCTTATCTGGAGATATGGCTGGGCGACAGCGGCAAGGCGATCATCGACTACTCGGTGCCGCTGGCCATTCTTCTGGCCATTCCCGCCATGCTGTTGATCGGCCTCGCGATGGAGCGCGGCCTGATCCGCTTCTTCTACAAGCGCAGCCACGCCGAGCAGATCCTGGTGACCTTCGGCCTGGCCATCGTGCTGCAGGAGATCATAAAGACGGTCTTCGGCGCGAACCCGATCCCGCAGCCGGCGCCCGACGTGGTCTCCGGCAGCGCCGACATCGGCCTGCTGTTCGGCCTCGGACAGGGCGTGGTCTATCCCTGGTGGCGCCTGGTCTATCTCGCCTTCTCCCTGGCCATCATCGGCCTGGTCTTCGCCTTCCTGCAGTTCACCACTTTCGGCATGGTGGTGCGCGCGGGGATGCAGGACCGCGAGACGGTCGGCCTGCTGGGCATCAACATCGAGCGCCGCTTCACCATCGTCTTCGGCATCGCCGCGGTGGTGGCCGGGCTGGCGGGCGTCATGTACACGCCCATCCTGCCGCCGGACTATCACATGGGCATGGATTTCCTGGTGCTGTCCTTCGTCGTCGTGGTGGTCGGCGGCATGGGCTCGCTGCCCGGCGCAGTTGCCGCGGGCTTTCTGCTGGGCATCCTGCAGTCCTTTGCCTCGATGACCGAGATCAAATCGATTTTCCCCGGCATCGATCAGATCATCATCTATCTGGTCGCCGTTGTGATCCTGCTGGTTCGCCCGCGTGGCCTGATGGGCCGCAAGGGTGTGATGGAGAGCTGA
- a CDS encoding ABC transporter ATP-binding protein, whose translation MSILQVKGVHKSFAGLRALNDVNLTVEQGSVHAIIGPNGAGKSTLLNCFVGRLEPDTGSVDFNGTSLLGLAPHQINQVGVCRVFQTPEIFGDLTLLQNMMIPTLAKRDGAFKLNGWGRVDGQAEVTEKAEHLLEDVNLIDKKDMKADYLSRGDKRRLELAMCLVQDPKLLLLDEPTAGMSRGDTNDTIDLLKRIGERGITKIVIEHDMHVVFSLAHRISVMAQGTIIAEGAPEEIKGDQRVRDAYLGGAHL comes from the coding sequence ATGAGCATTCTTCAAGTCAAAGGCGTTCACAAAAGCTTCGCCGGTCTGCGCGCCCTCAACGACGTCAACCTGACGGTGGAACAGGGCAGCGTGCACGCCATCATCGGCCCCAACGGCGCGGGCAAGTCGACCCTGCTGAACTGCTTCGTCGGCCGCCTGGAGCCGGACACCGGCAGCGTCGATTTCAACGGAACCTCGCTGCTGGGGCTGGCGCCGCACCAGATCAACCAGGTCGGGGTCTGCCGCGTGTTTCAGACGCCGGAGATCTTCGGCGACCTGACCTTGCTGCAGAACATGATGATTCCAACGCTGGCCAAGCGCGACGGCGCCTTCAAGCTGAACGGCTGGGGCCGGGTCGACGGCCAGGCGGAGGTCACCGAAAAGGCCGAACACCTGCTGGAAGACGTCAACCTGATCGACAAGAAGGACATGAAGGCCGACTACCTGTCGCGCGGAGACAAGCGGCGCCTGGAGCTGGCCATGTGCCTGGTGCAGGACCCCAAGCTGCTGCTGCTCGACGAGCCGACGGCCGGCATGTCGCGCGGCGATACCAACGACACCATCGATCTGCTGAAGCGCATCGGCGAGCGCGGCATCACCAAGATCGTCATCGAGCACGACATGCATGTGGTGTTCTCCCTGGCGCACCGTATTTCGGTGATGGCCCAGGGCACCATCATCGCCGAAGGCGCGCCGGAGGAGATCAAGGGCGACCAGCGCGTGCGCGATGCCTATCTGGGAGGGGCCCACCTATGA
- a CDS encoding proline racemase family protein — protein MASTPFLAGAFEVTTIEMHTGGEPLRIVTSGYPKLKGRRLLDKRRDALANHDTFRRLLMHEPRGHAEMYGAVLVEPDDPEADLAVLFLHGEGYSTMCGHAIMALGRWAVDSGLVEVKEPETEVAIQTPCGLVRARVAVESGEAGRKSGAVSFRSVPAFVFARELVVDTVEWGPLQVDIAYGGAFYAILAADNIGLDLYNCPARLLADAGEAITRAAAMQVRLSHPDDQDLAFLYGTIFTDGRDAYDDEAPTRNACVFAGRQVDRSPTGSGVSARLALQWTRGEIGLGQARRFESLTGARFTGTAVEETRAGPYRAVTVEVSGQAHYHGEARFTLEPEDPLAEGFLLD, from the coding sequence ATGGCCTCAACGCCTTTTCTAGCCGGCGCTTTCGAAGTCACCACCATCGAGATGCACACCGGCGGTGAGCCGCTGCGTATCGTCACGTCCGGCTATCCCAAGCTGAAGGGACGCCGCCTGCTGGACAAGCGGCGCGACGCCCTGGCCAATCACGACACCTTCCGCCGTCTGCTGATGCACGAGCCGCGCGGCCATGCGGAGATGTACGGGGCGGTGCTGGTGGAGCCCGACGATCCGGAAGCCGACCTGGCGGTCCTGTTCCTGCACGGCGAGGGATATTCCACCATGTGCGGCCACGCCATCATGGCCCTGGGGCGCTGGGCGGTGGACTCGGGCCTGGTGGAAGTGAAGGAGCCGGAGACCGAGGTAGCCATCCAGACGCCCTGCGGGCTGGTGCGCGCCCGCGTCGCCGTGGAGAGCGGTGAGGCGGGGCGCAAAAGCGGCGCCGTCAGTTTTCGCTCGGTTCCCGCCTTCGTCTTCGCCCGCGAACTGGTGGTCGACACCGTGGAGTGGGGGCCGCTGCAGGTCGACATCGCCTACGGCGGCGCCTTCTATGCCATCCTCGCGGCGGACAACATCGGGCTGGATCTCTATAACTGCCCGGCGCGCCTGCTGGCCGACGCCGGCGAGGCGATTACCCGGGCCGCGGCGATGCAAGTGCGCCTCTCGCATCCCGACGACCAGGACCTGGCCTTCCTCTACGGGACCATCTTCACCGACGGGCGTGACGCCTACGACGACGAGGCGCCAACGCGCAACGCCTGCGTCTTCGCCGGCCGCCAAGTGGACCGCAGCCCGACCGGCTCCGGCGTCTCCGCGCGGCTCGCCCTGCAGTGGACCCGCGGCGAGATCGGCCTCGGGCAGGCGCGCCGCTTCGAGAGCCTGACCGGCGCGCGCTTCACCGGCACCGCGGTGGAGGAGACCCGCGCCGGGCCCTATCGCGCCGTCACGGTCGAAGTTTCCGGCCAGGCCCACTACCACGGCGAGGCGCGGTTCACTCTGGAGCCCGAGGATCCCCTCGCCGAGGGGTTCCTGCTGGACTGA
- a CDS encoding ABC transporter ATP-binding protein yields MSLHSQFQSAALASRAASQPAYFSAWGLKAYYGESYIVQDVSFNIHEGEIVALLGRNGAGKTSTLRTIARLAEPHLTHGEVWLDHQPLHEMQAYQAARVGVGLVPEDRRIIPGLTVEENLQLAQIEKPHGWTIERLFEHFPRLAERRKQEGVTLSGGEQQMLAVARTLARDVKLLLLDEPYEGLAPVIVQEIEKIVEEIKSLGLTTIIVEQNAIAALHLADRAIILDMGQVVFDGTAQAVLDDEDLRHQYLAI; encoded by the coding sequence ATGAGTCTGCACAGCCAATTCCAGTCGGCGGCCCTGGCCTCGCGCGCCGCGTCGCAGCCGGCCTATTTCTCGGCCTGGGGACTCAAGGCCTACTACGGCGAGAGCTACATCGTCCAGGACGTCAGCTTCAATATCCATGAAGGCGAGATCGTCGCCCTGCTGGGCCGCAACGGCGCGGGCAAAACCTCGACCCTGCGCACCATCGCGCGCCTGGCCGAGCCGCACCTGACCCACGGCGAGGTCTGGCTGGACCACCAGCCGCTGCACGAGATGCAGGCCTATCAGGCGGCCCGCGTCGGCGTCGGGCTGGTCCCGGAGGACCGGCGCATCATTCCCGGCCTGACGGTGGAGGAGAACCTGCAGCTGGCGCAGATCGAAAAGCCGCACGGCTGGACCATCGAGCGCCTTTTCGAGCATTTCCCGCGCCTGGCCGAGCGCCGCAAGCAGGAGGGTGTGACGCTGTCCGGCGGCGAGCAGCAGATGCTGGCGGTAGCGCGCACCCTGGCGCGCGACGTGAAGCTGCTGCTCCTGGACGAGCCCTACGAGGGCCTGGCGCCGGTCATCGTGCAGGAAATCGAGAAGATCGTCGAAGAGATCAAGTCCCTGGGGCTGACCACCATCATCGTCGAGCAGAACGCCATCGCGGCCCTGCATCTGGCCGACCGGGCGATCATTCTCGACATGGGCCAAGTGGTCTTCGACGGCACCGCCCAGGCGGTGCTGGACGACGAGGACCTGCGGCACCAGTACCTGGCCATCTGA
- a CDS encoding enoyl-CoA hydratase-related protein translates to MTYTTLDYDVRDAVAWISFNRPDRFNALDPVMARELCDAANRCSSDRGVRAAVLTGSGEQAFCAGGDVAVFGEHLDSLDLLVKEITAYLHAAISRFTRMRAPLIGAVNGVAAGAGLGLVAACDLVVSAENATFTSAYTRIGLAPDGSSTYFLNRLLGPRRAMELFLTNRVLSPAEALDWGLVNRVVAADKLAEEAGALARQLAEGPTGAHGSVKRLLESAASAGLETQMELESLAIAAAGASTDGQEGIRAFLEKRTPSFTGG, encoded by the coding sequence ATGACCTATACCACCCTCGACTACGACGTTCGCGACGCCGTCGCCTGGATCAGCTTCAACCGGCCGGACCGCTTCAACGCCCTGGATCCGGTCATGGCCCGCGAACTCTGCGATGCGGCCAACCGCTGCAGCAGCGACCGGGGCGTGCGCGCGGCGGTATTGACCGGCAGCGGCGAACAGGCCTTCTGCGCCGGCGGCGATGTCGCCGTCTTCGGTGAACATCTCGACTCGCTGGACCTGCTGGTCAAGGAGATCACCGCCTATCTGCACGCCGCGATCTCCCGCTTCACCCGCATGCGCGCACCTCTGATCGGCGCGGTCAACGGCGTCGCCGCCGGAGCGGGTCTGGGGCTGGTTGCCGCCTGCGACCTGGTCGTCTCCGCCGAGAACGCCACCTTCACCAGCGCCTACACCCGCATCGGCCTGGCGCCCGACGGCAGCTCGACCTACTTCCTCAACCGGCTGCTGGGGCCGCGCCGGGCCATGGAGCTGTTCCTCACCAACCGCGTGCTCTCCCCGGCCGAGGCCCTCGACTGGGGCCTGGTGAACCGGGTGGTGGCCGCCGACAAGCTGGCCGAGGAGGCCGGCGCCCTGGCCCGTCAACTGGCCGAGGGGCCGACCGGCGCCCACGGCAGCGTCAAACGGCTGCTGGAGAGCGCCGCCAGCGCCGGCCTGGAGACCCAGATGGAGCTGGAGTCCCTCGCCATCGCCGCCGCCGGCGCCAGCACCGACGGCCAGGAAGGCATCCGCGCCTTTCTGGAAAAGCGGACACCGAGTTTCACCGGAGGCTGA
- a CDS encoding branched-chain amino acid ABC transporter permease: MQSQNARQDVILSGLFAAAVLTMPIWLQPIGAAYPDLMQKFAIFGLFAIGFNILFGFTGYLSFGHAAFLGVGSYTAVWSFKLLTMNVIPAVIFGTLLAGVFAALIGYISLRRSGIYFSILTLAFAQMSYNLAYSVLTPITNGETGLQLSQQDPRVIDRAIGVVPEAGLPVTNLFGFEMQGYVGFYFCAVLLIIGFIIALRIARSPFGMMLSAIKSNQNRLNYIGVNTRPYALAAFVISGMYAGLAGSLMAVTDPLAGAERMQWTASGEVVLMTILGGAGTLLGPVLGAAIIKYFENIFSSFHEAALLSAFDFLPDWLAEPVAGVLGLFVGEGWHLTLGAVFMLIVIFMPGGVIEGLGKLTDFARRRPDAAAPAAVQQPHSAE; the protein is encoded by the coding sequence ATGCAGTCACAGAACGCACGGCAGGACGTTATCCTGAGCGGCCTCTTCGCGGCGGCGGTGCTGACCATGCCGATCTGGCTTCAGCCGATCGGCGCGGCCTATCCCGACCTTATGCAGAAGTTCGCGATCTTCGGGCTCTTCGCCATCGGCTTCAACATTCTCTTCGGCTTCACCGGCTACCTGTCGTTCGGCCATGCCGCCTTCCTGGGGGTCGGCTCCTACACGGCGGTCTGGTCGTTCAAGCTGCTGACCATGAACGTCATTCCGGCGGTGATCTTCGGCACCCTGCTGGCCGGTGTCTTCGCGGCGCTGATCGGCTACATCAGCCTGCGCCGCTCGGGCATCTACTTCTCGATCCTCACGCTGGCTTTCGCGCAGATGTCCTACAACCTGGCTTATTCGGTGCTGACGCCGATCACCAACGGCGAGACCGGCCTGCAGCTCAGCCAGCAGGACCCGCGGGTCATCGACCGCGCCATCGGCGTGGTGCCGGAGGCCGGATTGCCGGTGACGAACCTCTTCGGCTTCGAAATGCAGGGCTACGTCGGCTTCTACTTCTGCGCCGTCCTGCTGATCATCGGCTTCATCATCGCCCTGCGCATCGCCCGCTCGCCCTTCGGCATGATGCTCTCGGCGATCAAGTCGAACCAGAACCGCCTCAACTACATCGGCGTCAATACGCGGCCTTATGCCCTGGCGGCTTTCGTCATCTCGGGCATGTACGCCGGCCTGGCCGGCTCGCTGATGGCCGTGACGGACCCGCTGGCGGGGGCCGAGCGGATGCAGTGGACCGCCTCCGGCGAAGTGGTGCTGATGACGATCCTGGGCGGCGCGGGCACGCTGCTCGGCCCGGTGCTGGGCGCGGCCATCATCAAGTACTTCGAGAACATCTTCTCGTCGTTCCACGAGGCAGCGCTGCTCAGCGCCTTCGATTTCCTGCCGGATTGGCTGGCCGAGCCGGTCGCCGGCGTGCTCGGCCTCTTCGTCGGCGAAGGCTGGCACCTGACGCTCGGGGCGGTCTTCATGCTGATCGTCATCTTCATGCCGGGCGGGGTCATCGAAGGGCTGGGAAAGCTGACCGACTTCGCGCGCCGGCGGCCCGACGCCGCAGCGCCGGCCGCGGTCCAGCAGCCGCATTCCGCCGAGTGA